From Thalassoglobus sp. JC818, the proteins below share one genomic window:
- a CDS encoding efflux RND transporter periplasmic adaptor subunit, giving the protein MQQQTTQSALVSTTERPVPLIGRSDLDIKEIEYRGVPYPVIKDPVGLKYYRLQPEQYATFLLLDGRRSLRDVRDELLKKFPTLHVTTRDVQGLVTDLHEKGLLCSSRLGQGEQVLDRSRTEKWKKIRQSMMNPLYIKLPGWDPERTLQRLEPWFGWMFTPPAGLVMMMFVASSWLFLAIRFDAVRQRLPEFQQFFGWPNLIYLWITLALAKILHEFGHGIACKHYGAECHSMGIMLLVFSPTLYCDVTDSWMLKNKWKRIVIGAAGMYFEMILAAAALFVWYNTKPGLVNHLALNIFFVSTVTTVIFNANPLLRYDGYYMMSDWLEIPNLRSKATKMLSETFSWWTLGIESPVDPFMPTTGKAWFVLFAIASSLYRWFVLFAITIFLYTVLKPYRLQSLGILLAVGSLVSIAVGMGVNFYKLMSRPRQDPISRVKVFITGTIATGLIALILFVPFPWFEEAAFYIEPANVSHVYSVVPGFVEEVFVRPGDHVIAGQEIATLKNPQLFDEEVSLTVEEQAQGFEPEMYRQLADPDGQRLAERRLETIEEHHVDVREQLEDLKIVAPVAGTVVAPNRRPQSHRQDHTSPLQGWYGSPLSPENTGAYLDEQTSICSIAPSKEYLAILLINQSDREDLGLKEAVRLKVDSLPERVWQGRVIEFSDRHLEYAPPALSNKFGGPLATVTDAEGREQLAVPVYQAKVEFDAPPEYLRTGMRGTARFVVAERTLFNWFWRWFRQTFHFRL; this is encoded by the coding sequence ATGCAACAGCAGACAACACAGTCCGCACTCGTTTCAACGACGGAGAGACCCGTTCCGTTGATCGGGCGTTCAGATCTCGACATCAAGGAAATCGAGTACCGTGGCGTTCCATATCCGGTCATCAAAGATCCAGTCGGGTTGAAATACTATCGACTGCAACCGGAGCAATACGCAACGTTCTTGCTTCTGGACGGCCGTCGCAGCTTGCGTGATGTGCGAGACGAACTGCTCAAGAAGTTTCCGACGCTGCACGTCACCACTCGAGATGTCCAGGGACTGGTCACGGATCTCCACGAAAAGGGATTGCTGTGTAGTTCGCGTCTGGGGCAGGGCGAACAGGTTTTGGATCGCAGTCGAACTGAGAAGTGGAAGAAGATTCGTCAGTCGATGATGAATCCGCTCTACATCAAACTCCCCGGGTGGGACCCCGAACGAACTCTCCAGCGACTGGAACCCTGGTTCGGCTGGATGTTCACACCGCCCGCCGGTCTTGTGATGATGATGTTCGTGGCGTCATCGTGGTTGTTTCTGGCAATCCGCTTTGATGCGGTCCGGCAACGACTCCCGGAGTTTCAGCAGTTCTTCGGCTGGCCGAATTTGATCTATCTGTGGATCACACTCGCTCTCGCCAAGATTCTTCACGAGTTTGGACACGGAATCGCGTGTAAGCACTATGGTGCTGAATGCCATTCGATGGGGATTATGCTTCTCGTGTTCAGTCCAACGCTCTATTGCGATGTGACTGATTCATGGATGTTGAAGAACAAGTGGAAGCGAATCGTCATCGGTGCTGCGGGGATGTACTTCGAAATGATCCTCGCAGCCGCAGCTTTGTTTGTCTGGTACAACACAAAACCGGGGCTGGTCAATCATCTCGCGTTAAACATCTTCTTCGTCTCGACGGTGACGACAGTCATTTTCAACGCCAATCCACTGCTCCGCTACGACGGCTACTACATGATGTCGGACTGGTTGGAGATTCCGAATCTGCGGAGCAAAGCGACCAAAATGCTCTCGGAAACATTCTCCTGGTGGACATTGGGGATTGAGAGCCCGGTCGATCCGTTCATGCCGACCACCGGCAAGGCTTGGTTTGTGCTGTTCGCGATTGCTTCGTCGCTTTACCGCTGGTTCGTCCTGTTTGCGATCACGATTTTTCTGTATACCGTACTCAAACCGTATCGACTTCAAAGTCTCGGAATTCTGCTGGCCGTCGGATCACTGGTGTCGATCGCAGTTGGAATGGGAGTCAATTTCTACAAGCTCATGTCTCGACCTCGTCAAGATCCAATTAGCCGCGTCAAGGTTTTCATCACTGGCACGATCGCCACGGGACTGATCGCTTTGATTCTGTTCGTTCCATTTCCATGGTTCGAAGAGGCAGCGTTTTACATCGAGCCTGCCAACGTTTCGCATGTCTATTCTGTGGTTCCGGGATTTGTGGAAGAGGTCTTCGTGCGTCCAGGCGATCACGTGATCGCGGGACAGGAAATCGCGACACTGAAAAACCCGCAGTTGTTTGACGAAGAAGTTTCACTCACTGTTGAGGAACAAGCTCAAGGTTTTGAGCCTGAAATGTACCGACAGCTTGCGGACCCGGACGGTCAACGGCTTGCAGAACGCCGACTTGAAACGATCGAAGAACATCATGTGGATGTTCGAGAACAACTGGAAGATCTGAAGATTGTGGCACCGGTGGCTGGCACGGTTGTCGCTCCCAATCGGCGCCCCCAATCTCATCGACAAGATCATACGAGCCCGCTCCAGGGATGGTATGGCAGCCCGTTGTCGCCAGAAAACACTGGGGCCTACCTTGATGAGCAAACCTCGATTTGCAGCATCGCCCCCAGCAAGGAATACCTTGCCATTCTCCTGATCAACCAGTCAGACCGAGAAGATCTGGGGCTCAAGGAGGCAGTGCGTCTCAAGGTTGATTCGCTTCCGGAGCGTGTCTGGCAGGGACGAGTGATCGAGTTTTCCGACCGGCATCTCGAATATGCTCCTCCAGCTTTGTCCAACAAATTCGGTGGGCCATTGGCGACGGTGACCGACGCTGAAGGGCGAGAGCAATTGGCGGTTCCCGTCTATCAAGCCAAAGTGGAATTCGATGCTCCTCCGGAGTATCTGCGAACCGGCATGCGGGGAACAGCCCGATTTGTTGTGGCGGAAAGAACTCTCTTCAACTGGTTCTGGAGATGGTTCCGGCAAACGTTCCACTTCCGACTCTGA
- a CDS encoding efflux RND transporter periplasmic adaptor subunit, producing the protein MHTRNLLLTYVLSLSCVLSSPLVLPDTLRVLVAEEVPVKDCRLSFVNRTTYSTQRPGVVAYVPREGANIEATKVVVKLQDEVADANLKLAEARAETDIEIQSAQKSALAAAAEYDAAVEANRISSASNPVYPSTHMTRLRLDAEAAQLQVEKARHEQHLNQLAAEQARAELGTYHVFAKDKGLVTRVFKRIGEGVQQGESIVQVVNTETMRIEGFVDVEAVEKVRVGMPVRVTFQVPGSDAMKASKPYTGELGFVDVSVQNLSRNVRVWAEVSNPDGLLREGLDPTMAILIEAGGQSQ; encoded by the coding sequence ATGCACACCAGAAACTTGCTGCTTACCTATGTTCTCAGTCTTTCCTGTGTGCTCAGTTCGCCATTGGTTCTTCCCGACACGTTGAGAGTTTTGGTCGCGGAAGAAGTTCCCGTTAAAGACTGTCGACTCTCATTTGTCAATCGTACGACCTATTCGACCCAGCGTCCCGGAGTGGTTGCGTATGTTCCACGCGAAGGTGCGAACATTGAAGCGACCAAGGTCGTCGTCAAGCTTCAGGATGAAGTCGCTGATGCAAATTTGAAGCTGGCCGAAGCGAGAGCTGAAACCGATATCGAGATTCAGTCAGCCCAGAAATCCGCATTGGCTGCGGCGGCTGAATACGATGCAGCCGTTGAAGCGAACAGAATTTCGTCCGCTTCGAACCCGGTTTACCCTTCGACTCACATGACCCGCTTGCGTCTTGATGCCGAAGCCGCCCAGCTTCAGGTCGAAAAGGCCCGTCACGAACAGCATCTCAATCAATTGGCGGCTGAACAAGCACGAGCGGAACTCGGGACCTATCACGTCTTCGCAAAAGACAAGGGATTGGTAACACGAGTCTTCAAACGCATCGGCGAAGGTGTTCAGCAAGGTGAGTCGATCGTGCAGGTCGTGAATACCGAAACGATGAGAATTGAAGGGTTTGTTGACGTCGAAGCTGTCGAAAAAGTTCGTGTTGGAATGCCAGTGCGAGTTACGTTTCAGGTTCCTGGAAGTGATGCGATGAAAGCGTCCAAACCTTATACGGGAGAACTTGGCTTCGTCGATGTCTCCGTACAGAACCTCTCGCGAAACGTTCGCGTCTGGGCAGAAGTCTCGAACCCGGATGGACTGTTGAGAGAAGGTCTCGATCCCACAATGGCTATTCTGATCGAAGCCGGCGGGCAATCGCAGTAA
- a CDS encoding biotin/lipoyl-binding protein, translated as MSKQTPGQDSLDWIRQQCDRFLDESPTYAAYVRDVFQFVAETPSIDAVAMVAFSKANEPRVVAEANLASVSEDEFFSLDLDNISLMGSSLREGKPKLMMNRVLPEAQLKPHSLAIAPIVVTANPPHVVEVLMLGEATSHDEAFLREVTETLASYFIRYLTNKKDSQEAVTDEAFWQRFDSFLLRLQKSLDLKKTIAVAVNDGRVLTGADRVAIALKYGKQTKVQGISGQDGVQHRANLVQSMAKLAEVAIKIGTPITYKGSIEDFPPELEKPLADYLAESRTRMVMLLPLKEVAESHREDSDADDHASLDSPPVIGCLIIEQATEARPKKHVVDRSDLIRDHIEVAIQNCHSHESIFLLPLWRGIGRTIRWFRGRRLWIAAAILGSVVGLATMLAVVPWDYRVEGTGQAMPVIQHRVFAPWDGDVVEVFVRSGQTVQQGDLLLRIESDELDSERIAARTEWLEKDKLVSALTSQRAEAIKRDDESEFIRITAELAKATVERDGAKNRLDLVTLRIEDLTVTAPDDGVIATFQVDQVLRNRPVRRGDLLVEVMQPNGPWHLEVDVPEYRMGHVMRAFETLDSEELPVEYVLATSVETSHNGVLRSGEIATRSAESEEDGTVFEVFVDIDREDLPNLNIGADVSAKINCGKKSLFYVLFGDVVEFFQRHLWF; from the coding sequence ATGTCAAAACAGACTCCAGGGCAGGACAGTCTCGACTGGATCCGCCAACAGTGTGACCGATTTCTCGATGAATCGCCGACTTACGCGGCCTATGTTCGGGACGTTTTTCAGTTCGTGGCGGAAACACCTTCGATCGACGCGGTCGCGATGGTCGCGTTTTCCAAGGCAAATGAACCGCGCGTCGTCGCCGAGGCCAATCTCGCGTCAGTCAGCGAAGACGAGTTCTTCAGCCTCGACCTCGACAACATCTCTTTGATGGGATCGTCGCTTCGCGAGGGCAAACCGAAGCTGATGATGAATCGAGTGCTGCCCGAAGCACAACTGAAACCCCATTCGCTGGCCATCGCCCCAATTGTCGTCACCGCCAATCCGCCTCATGTGGTCGAAGTTTTGATGCTGGGCGAAGCAACTTCGCACGACGAAGCTTTCCTGCGAGAAGTCACCGAGACTCTCGCGAGCTATTTCATTCGATACCTGACAAACAAGAAAGACAGCCAGGAAGCAGTCACCGACGAAGCCTTCTGGCAGCGATTCGACTCATTTCTCCTTCGCCTGCAAAAATCACTCGACTTGAAGAAGACGATTGCAGTCGCCGTCAACGATGGACGTGTACTGACAGGGGCGGACCGAGTTGCCATTGCTCTCAAGTACGGAAAACAGACCAAAGTTCAAGGCATCAGCGGTCAAGATGGAGTCCAACATCGGGCGAACCTCGTTCAATCGATGGCCAAACTGGCGGAAGTTGCGATCAAAATTGGCACTCCGATCACTTACAAAGGTTCGATCGAGGACTTTCCTCCTGAGCTGGAAAAACCACTCGCAGACTATCTGGCGGAAAGTCGAACTCGAATGGTCATGCTGCTTCCACTCAAGGAAGTCGCAGAGTCACATCGCGAAGACTCCGACGCGGATGATCATGCTTCTCTCGACTCTCCGCCTGTGATTGGATGTTTGATCATCGAACAAGCCACGGAGGCACGACCCAAAAAACATGTCGTGGATCGGTCCGATCTGATTCGGGATCACATCGAAGTCGCGATTCAGAACTGCCACTCTCACGAGTCAATTTTTCTGTTGCCGCTTTGGAGAGGCATCGGACGCACGATTCGCTGGTTTCGAGGACGCCGTCTCTGGATCGCAGCGGCGATTCTGGGAAGTGTTGTGGGATTAGCCACCATGCTGGCCGTCGTCCCCTGGGATTATCGCGTTGAAGGCACCGGACAGGCGATGCCCGTCATCCAGCACCGCGTCTTTGCTCCCTGGGATGGGGATGTCGTGGAGGTCTTCGTTCGCAGCGGTCAAACCGTGCAACAGGGCGACTTGCTGCTTCGAATTGAAAGCGACGAACTCGATTCCGAACGAATCGCCGCCCGCACGGAATGGCTTGAGAAAGACAAACTCGTCTCTGCCCTGACTTCTCAACGTGCTGAAGCAATCAAACGAGATGATGAAAGCGAGTTCATTCGAATCACCGCAGAACTCGCCAAAGCGACCGTCGAACGAGATGGTGCGAAGAACCGACTCGATCTAGTCACGCTGAGAATCGAAGACCTCACCGTCACTGCCCCGGACGATGGAGTGATCGCGACGTTTCAAGTGGATCAGGTTCTTCGGAACCGGCCTGTCAGACGGGGCGACTTGCTCGTGGAAGTGATGCAACCTAATGGCCCCTGGCACTTGGAAGTGGACGTTCCCGAATACAGAATGGGCCACGTGATGCGAGCCTTCGAAACGCTCGATTCCGAGGAACTTCCCGTCGAATATGTGCTCGCGACATCCGTCGAAACGAGTCACAACGGAGTCCTCCGCAGCGGAGAAATCGCAACACGTTCCGCTGAGTCTGAAGAAGACGGAACCGTATTCGAAGTCTTCGTTGATATCGATCGTGAAGATCTGCCCAACCTCAATATTGGGGCTGACGTCAGTGCCAAAATCAACTGCGGAAAGAAGAGCCTGTTTTACGTGCTCTTCGGAGACGTCGTCGAGTTCTTCCAGCGACATCTCTGGTTCTAG
- a CDS encoding formylmethanofuran dehydrogenase subunit B has product MRSGIEDSNVLQARQDGMNSQQVFTDVACTLCGCVCDDLTLTVVNNRIESTKHACEKAASWFQNVETIVDRDRQSKDFCKVRGETSSLENALELGRTLLSETHHPLVYGLSSSSTKGQGLAVKLADQFGGVVDSSASAGHTPSVVAFQRVGESTSSLGEVKSRADVVVYWGSNPVESHPRHLERYTRCGTDAASRTGVSKSFLIVVDVVETETARQADLFVKIEPGSDFEVLWALRGLIQGIELQEESCGGVSRDELVALAEKMTSCKYGALFFGMGLTQGPLSHLNVEAVLQLATDLHRHTRWVVRRMRRFGDVAGADNVLSWQTGYPFGVSLSRGFPRYQPGEFSAQHVLENREVDLCVMVGAEGVQYLSQEAVDSLSEIPTIVLKHQQTELPFTPTIEIAVQMYGVQSAGTAYRMDDTPIPLRSILQSDLPTDVEILDELLASSTRE; this is encoded by the coding sequence ATGCGAAGTGGGATTGAAGATTCGAACGTGTTGCAAGCTCGACAGGATGGAATGAATAGCCAGCAAGTTTTCACTGATGTCGCCTGTACGCTTTGCGGATGCGTTTGTGACGATCTGACTTTGACCGTGGTCAACAATCGGATCGAGTCGACCAAACATGCTTGCGAGAAGGCAGCTTCGTGGTTTCAGAATGTCGAGACGATTGTTGATCGCGATCGGCAGTCAAAAGACTTCTGCAAGGTACGCGGGGAGACTTCTTCACTTGAGAACGCTCTCGAATTGGGGCGGACTCTGCTTTCTGAAACTCACCATCCGCTTGTTTATGGTTTGTCGTCGAGCAGCACAAAAGGCCAGGGGCTGGCCGTTAAGCTGGCAGACCAATTCGGCGGCGTGGTTGACTCATCTGCCTCAGCAGGACATACGCCCTCTGTTGTGGCATTTCAAAGAGTCGGAGAAAGTACGTCTTCGCTGGGAGAAGTCAAAAGCCGGGCAGACGTGGTTGTGTATTGGGGATCGAACCCGGTGGAGAGTCATCCACGTCATCTGGAGCGGTACACTCGCTGCGGAACCGACGCAGCGAGTCGAACTGGCGTCTCTAAGTCATTTCTCATCGTAGTCGATGTCGTCGAAACCGAAACCGCCCGACAGGCGGATCTGTTCGTGAAGATTGAACCGGGAAGCGATTTTGAAGTTCTGTGGGCACTGCGAGGTTTGATTCAGGGGATCGAGCTTCAGGAAGAGAGTTGCGGCGGTGTGAGTCGTGATGAGCTTGTGGCTCTGGCAGAGAAAATGACCTCCTGCAAATACGGAGCTTTGTTCTTCGGGATGGGGCTTACGCAAGGTCCGTTGTCTCACTTGAACGTGGAAGCGGTCCTGCAACTGGCGACAGACCTGCATCGTCATACGCGTTGGGTTGTTCGCAGGATGCGGCGATTCGGCGATGTGGCAGGAGCGGACAACGTGCTCAGCTGGCAGACGGGTTATCCCTTCGGCGTGAGCCTGTCGCGTGGTTTTCCTCGTTATCAGCCTGGCGAATTCAGTGCGCAACACGTCCTCGAGAATCGCGAGGTTGACTTGTGTGTGATGGTCGGAGCTGAGGGTGTTCAATACCTGTCGCAAGAGGCTGTTGACTCTCTCTCAGAGATTCCAACCATCGTTTTGAAGCATCAGCAGACCGAGCTTCCATTCACTCCGACGATTGAAATTGCCGTTCAAATGTATGGTGTTCAGAGTGCAGGAACTGCGTACCGAATGGATGATACTCCAATCCCGCTGCGATCGATTTTACAGTCGGATCTTCCCACAGATGTCGAGATTCTGGACGAATTGTTGGCCAGCTCTACGCGAGAATAG